A genome region from Labrus mixtus chromosome 9, fLabMix1.1, whole genome shotgun sequence includes the following:
- the usp32 gene encoding ubiquitin carboxyl-terminal hydrolase 32 isoform X2, which translates to MGAKESRIGFLSYDEAVKRVTDVELKRLKDAFKRTSGITYYMTQQCFYREVLGDGVPLKVAEVIYSSFGGSSKGLHFNNLIVGLVLLTRGRDEEKAKYLFSLFASDLGGYAAREDIEGVLQVLDGEVPTSLKKCFSEGDKVNYERFKSWLLQNKEAFTLSRWLLSGGVCVTLTDDSDTPTFYQTLAGVTHLEESDIIDLEKRYWLLKAQSRTGRFDLETFVPLVSPPIHASLSEGLFHAFDENRDNHIDFKEISCGLSACCRGPVAERQKFCFKVFDVDRDGVLSRDELHEMVVALLEVWKDNRTDTLPELHSSVSDIVEGILKMHDTTKLGHLTLEDYQIWSVKSALANEFLNLLFQVCHIVLGLRPGTPEEEGQIIRGWLERESRHGLQQGQNWFLISMLWWQQWKDYVQYGSPCVSLPVQEHKGIVVEQPSILGSLRTPMATATVEPSPPDRLGGLGTFSQVSPSEERSPDAVSSASEATESALSPQVVPSATESCFARQHNVSDNNNQCFSGANGHLPSQLAAQRPGAIDNQSLVNTDPMKAPTLTMEGGRLKRALQLPHGRDFETVPEPVWRALYHWYGANLSLPRPVILESKTGQAELELFPRFLLFLRQQPATRSPQSNIWVNMGMTSLRMFPPYLPAARAGSVPSPNAPLKRVLAYTGCFSRMGTIKDIHLYLSQRLRIKEEDMRLWLYNSENYLTLLDDEDHTLESLKIHDEQQLVIEVRNKDMSWPEEMSFIANSSKMDRHKVPTEKGATGLSNLGNTCFMNSSIQCVSNTKPLTDYFISGRHLYELNRTNPIGMRGHMAKCYGDLVMELWSGTQKNVAPLKLRWTIAKYAPRFNGFQQQDSQELLAFLLDGLHEDLNRVHEKPYVELKDSDGRPDWEVASEAWENHLRRNRSIVVDLFHGQLKSQVKCKTCGHISARFDPFNFLSLPLPMDSSMHLEITVIKLDGSTPVRYGLRLNMDEKYTGLKKQLSELCSLKPEQILLAEVHTSNIKNFPQDNQKVRLSVNGFLCAFEIPVPGSPTSLSSPTLTDITPIANGSAANGIPGNKPVLIPNGGPNTMVPCSPETPLANGIANGHITPVQESPFIGYIIAMHRKMMRTELYFLSSQKNRPSLFGMPLIVPCTVHTNKKDLYDAVWIQVSRLASPLPPQEASNHAQDCDDSMGYQYPFTLRVVGKDGNSCAWCPWYRFCRGCTIECCDDRASVGNAYIAVDWDPTALHLRYQTSQERIVEEHCSVEQSRRTQAEPISLDSCLKAFTSEEELGEDELYYCSKCKTHRLATKKLDLWRLPPILIVHLKRFQFVNGRWIKSQKIVKFPRENFDPSAFLAPRDLEQRCLHSRSESEDLLRVGEDNLSSISAPAGFYNLNKASPASSRKSAPSLSRTSSPSCSPKTSSGGRRPVRLRLPQLGSRHRLSNSKESLDGAANAEGDTRDSVSQADTEGSAAGTAAMGDGITLESLSSTEASSSHCDVVLVNGDSNGLSSDCSTESSVDPDSSLLQHRDNMCLDAIYNLYAISCHSGIMGGGHYVTYAKNPNEKWYCYNDSSCKEVHSEEIDTDSAYILFYEQQGVEYSQFLPKIDGKKMADTSSMDEDFESDYKKYCVLQ; encoded by the exons ACCTCTTCAGCCTGTTTGCCAGTGATCTGGGTGGATATGCTGCCAGGGAAGACATTGAAGGCGTTCTGCAGGTTCTGGATGGAGAAGTCCCAACATCCCTCAAGAAGTGCTTCAGTGAG ggCGACAAAGTGAACTATGAGCGCTTCAAGAGCTGGCTCCTACAGAACAAGGAGGCGTTCACTTTGTCCAGATGGCTTCTGTCTGGAGGAGTGTGTGTCACGCTCACCGACGACAGCGACACACCAACTTTCTACCAGACCCTCGCTGGTGTCACACACT TGGAGGAGTCCGACATTATAGACTTGGAGAAGCGCTACTGGCTGCTGAAAGCTCAGTCCAGAACCGGACGCTTTGACTTGGAAACCTTTGTCCCGCTGGTCTCTCCTCCTATCCACGCCTCCCTGAGTGAAG gcttgTTTCACGCCTTTGACGAGAACCGGGACAATCACATCGACTTTAAAGAGATCTCTTGTGGACTGTCTGCATGCTGCAGGGGGCCGGTGGCTGAAAGGCAGAAAT TTTGCTTCAAAGTGTTTGATGTTGACCGTGACGGGGTTCTGAGTCGAGATGAGCTGCACGAAATGGTCGTGGCCTTGCTGGAGGTGTGGAAGGACAATCGCACAGACACACTGCCT GAGCTGCACAGTAGCGTGTCCGACATCGTTGAGGGCATCCTGAAGATGCACGACACAACCAAG TTGGGTCATCTGACTCTGGAGGATTATCAGATCTGGAGTGTGAAGAGCGCTTTGGCCAATGAGTTCCTAAACCTGCTCTTCCAG GTCTGCCACATTGTCCTGGGGCTTCGGCCTGGTACtcctgaggaggagggacaaatCATCAG gggttggctagagagggagagcagacaTGGGCTGCAGCAGGGTCAGAACTGGTTCCTCATCTCCATGCTGTGGTGGCAGCAGTGGAAGGACTACGTTCAATAT GGCAGTCCCTGCGTTTCTCTTCCTGTGCAGGAGCATAAGGGCATCGTGGTGGAGCAGCCGTCCATCCTGGGCTCGCTGCGGACCCCCATGGCCACAGCCACTGTGGAGCCCAGTCCACCAGACAGACTGGGAGGACTGGGAACCTTCAGCCAGGTCAGCCCCTCTGAGGAGAGGTCACCCGATGCTGTGTCCAGCGCCTCGGAGGCTACGGAGAGCG CCCTGAGCCCGCAGGTAGTTCCCTCTGCCACCGAGAGTTGTTTCGCCCGACAGCACAACGTGTCAGACAACaacaatcagtgtttttctgGAGCTAACGGACACCTCCCCTCCCAGCTGGCAGCACAAAGACCTGGCGCCATCGACAACCAGTCTCTGGTCAATACTGACCCCATGAAG GCCCCCACGTTAACCATGGAGGGCGGCCGGCTGAAGCGCGCCCTGCAGCTGCCGCATGGCAGAGACTTTGAGACGGTGCCAGAGCCGGTGTGGCGGGCACTCTACCACTGGTACGGTGCCAACCTCAGCCTGCCAAGACCG GTGATCCTGGAGAGCAAGACAGGCCAAGCAGAGCTGGAGCTCTTCCCccgcttcctcctcttcctccgccaGCAACCGGCCACGCGCTCCCCCCAGTCCAACATCTGGGTCAATATGGGTATGACCAGTCTGCGAATGTTCCCCCCGTATTTACCCGCAGCAAGAG CGGGCAGCGTGCCCTCGCCCAACGCTCCTCTGAAGAGGGTGCTGGCCTACACAGGCTGCTTCAGCCGCATGGGCACCATCAAAGACATCCACCTGTACCTGTCCCAGAGACTCCGCATCAAAGAGGAGGACATGAGACTCTGGCTCTACAACAGTGAG AACTACCTCACCCTCCTGGACGATGAAGATCACACACTGGAGAGCCTGAAGATCCACGACGAGCAGCAGCTGGTCATTGAAG TCAGGAACAAAGACATGAGCTGGCCTGAAGAAATGTCCTTCATTGCAAACAGTAGTAAGATGGACAGACACAAAG TCCCGACTGAAAAAGGAGCCACTGGCCTCAGTAACCTCGGCAACACGTGCTTCATGAACTCCAGTATCCAGTGTGTGAGCAACACCAAGCCCCTCACGGACTACTTCATCTCTGGGAGACACCTGTACGAGCTCAACAG AACCAACCCCATTGGGATGCGGGGTCACATGGCCAAGTGTTACGGTGACCTCGTGATGGAGCTGTGGAGCGGGACGCAGAAGAATGTGGCTCCGCTGAAGCTCAGG TGGACGATAGCTAAGTACGCCCCGCGCTTTAACGGCTTCCAGCAGCAGGACTCTCAGGAGCTGCTGGCCTTCCTGCTGGACGGTCTCCACGAAGACCTGAACCGGGTGCATGAGAAACCGTACGTGGAGCTGAAGGACAGCGACGGCAGGCCGGACTGGGAGGTCGCCTCCGAG GCGTGGGAGAACCACCTGCGCAGGAACCGCTCCATCGTGGTGGATCTGTTCCACGGTCAGCTCAAGTCGCAGGTGAAGTGTAAGACCTGCGGACACATCAGCGCTCGCTTCGACCCTTTCAACTTCCTGTCCCTGCCGCTGCCCATGGACAGCTCCATGCACCTGGAGATCacag TGATTAAACTGGACGGCTCCACACCTGTGCGATACGGCCTGAGGCTGAACATGGACGAGAAGTACACAGGGCTGAAGAAACAGCTGAGTGAACTGTGCAGTCTGAAGCCGGAGCAGATCCTCCTGGCTGAGGTCCACACCTCCAACATCAAG aaCTTCCCTCAGGACAACCAGAAGGTGCGTCTGTCTGTCAACGGCTTCCTGTGTGCATTTGAGATCCCCGTGCCGGGTTCGCCGACGTCTCTGAGCTCACCTACCCTGACAG ACATCACCCCAATCGCTAACGGTTCAGCTGCTAACGGGATCCCGGGAAACAAACCTGTCCTCATCCCCAACGGAGGGCCCAACACGATGGTCCCCTGCAGCCCGGAGACGCCGCTTGCCAACGGGATCGCCAACGGACACATCACACCGGTGCAGGAGAGCCCCTTCATTGGATACATCATCGCCATGCACAGGAAGATG ATGCGCACGGAGCTCTACTTTTTGTCGTCTCAGAAGAACCGGCCCAGTCTGTTCGGCATGCCGCTCATCGTCCCCTGCACGGTCCACACCAATAAGAAGGATCTTTACGACGCCGTCTGGATCCAAGTGTCCCGCCTGGCGAGCCCGCTGCCCCCACAGGAAGCCAGCAACCACGCCCAGGATTG TGATGACAGTATGGGCTACCAGTACCCCTTCACCTTACGGGTCGTTGGTAAAGACGGTAACTCGTGTGCCTGGTGTCCCTGGTACAG gttctGTCGGGGTTGTACCATCGAGTGTTGTGATGACAGAGCGTCTGTAGGAAACGCTTACATCGCTGTGGACTGGGACCCCACTGCCCTGCACCTCCGCTACCAGACCTCCCAGGAGAGG ATTGTAGAAGAGCACTGCAGTGTGGAGCAGTCCCGCCGCACCCAGGCCGAGCCCATCAGCCTGGACAGTTGTCTGAAGGCCTTCACCAGCGAGGAGGAGCTGGGCGAAGACGAGCTCTATTACTGCTCCAAGTGCAAGACACACCGGCTCGCCACCAAGAAGCTGGACCTCTGGAGGCTGCCCCCCATCCTG ATCGTCCACCTGAAGCGCTTCCAGTTTGTGAACGGCCGCTGGATCAAGTCCCAGAAGATCGTAAAGTTCCCGCGGGAGAACTTTGATCCCAGCGCCTTCCTGGCCCCGAGAGACCTGGAGCAGCGCTGCCTGCACTCTCGCAGCGAGAGCGAGGACCTGCTGCGGGTCGGAGAGGACAACCTGTCCTCCATCTCTGCCCCTGCTGGCTTCTACAACCTCAACAAAG CATCTCCTGCCTCGAGCAGGAAGTCGGCGCCTTCTCTCAGCCGGACCAGCAGCCCCTCCTGCAGCCCGAAGACCAGCTCCGGAGGCCGCAGACCAGTCCGGCTCCGCCTGCCCCAGCTCGGCAGCCGACACCGCCTCTCCAACAGCAAGGAGAGCCTGGACGGAGCCGCTAACGCTGAGGGGGACACACGAGACAGCGTGTCACAGGCGGACACAGAGGGCAGCGCAGCGGGGACGGCGGCGATGGGAGACGGCATCACGTTAGAATCGCTGAGCAGCACCGAGGCGTCCAGCAGCCACTGTGATGTGGTTCTGGTGAACGGGGACAGCAACGGGCTGAGCTCGgactgcagcacagagagcagCGTGGACCCTGACAGCTcactgctgcagcacagagacaaCATGTGTCTGGACGCCATCTACAACCTCTATGCAATATCA TGCCATTCAGGAATCATGGGAGGAGGCCACTATGTGACATATGCCAAAAACCCCAACGAGAAATGGTACTGTTACAACGACAGCAGCTGTAAG gAGGTTCACTCTGAGGAGATCGACACCGACTCGGCCTACATCCTCTTCTATGAGCAGCAGGGCGTCGAGTACTCCCAGTTCCTGCCAAAGATCGACGGCAAGAAGATGGCCGACACCAGTAGCATGGACGAAGACTTTGAGTCGGACTACAAGAAGTACTGCGTCCTCCAGTGA
- the usp32 gene encoding ubiquitin carboxyl-terminal hydrolase 32 isoform X4 — protein MGAKESRIGFLSYDEAVKRVTDVELKRLKDAFKRTSGITYYMTQQCFYREVLGDGVPLKVAEVIYSSFGGSSKGLHFNNLIVGLVLLTRGRDEEKAKYLFSLFASDLGGYAAREDIEGVLQVLDGEVPTSLKKCFSEGDKVNYERFKSWLLQNKEAFTLSRWLLSGGVCVTLTDDSDTPTFYQTLAGVTHLEESDIIDLEKRYWLLKAQSRTGRFDLETFVPLVSPPIHASLSEGLFHAFDENRDNHIDFKEISCGLSACCRGPVAERQKFCFKVFDVDRDGVLSRDELHEMVVALLEVWKDNRTDTLPELHSSVSDIVEGILKMHDTTKLGHLTLEDYQIWSVKSALANEFLNLLFQVCHIVLGLRPGTPEEEGQIIRGWLERESRHGLQQGQNWFLISMLWWQQWKDYVQYGSPCVSLPVQEHKGIVVEQPSILGSLRTPMATATVEPSPPDRLGGLGTFSQVSPSEERSPDAVSSASEATESAALSPQVVPSATESCFARQHNVSDNNNQCFSGANGHLPSQLAAQRPGAIDNQSLVNTDPMKAPTLTMEGGRLKRALQLPHGRDFETVPEPVWRALYHWYGANLSLPRPVILESKTGQAELELFPRFLLFLRQQPATRSPQSNIWVNMAGSVPSPNAPLKRVLAYTGCFSRMGTIKDIHLYLSQRLRIKEEDMRLWLYNSENYLTLLDDEDHTLESLKIHDEQQLVIEVRNKDMSWPEEMSFIANSSKMDRHKVPTEKGATGLSNLGNTCFMNSSIQCVSNTKPLTDYFISGRHLYELNRTNPIGMRGHMAKCYGDLVMELWSGTQKNVAPLKLRWTIAKYAPRFNGFQQQDSQELLAFLLDGLHEDLNRVHEKPYVELKDSDGRPDWEVASEAWENHLRRNRSIVVDLFHGQLKSQVKCKTCGHISARFDPFNFLSLPLPMDSSMHLEITVIKLDGSTPVRYGLRLNMDEKYTGLKKQLSELCSLKPEQILLAEVHTSNIKNFPQDNQKVRLSVNGFLCAFEIPVPGSPTSLSSPTLTDITPIANGSAANGIPGNKPVLIPNGGPNTMVPCSPETPLANGIANGHITPVQESPFIGYIIAMHRKMMRTELYFLSSQKNRPSLFGMPLIVPCTVHTNKKDLYDAVWIQVSRLASPLPPQEASNHAQDCDDSMGYQYPFTLRVVGKDGNSCAWCPWYRFCRGCTIECCDDRASVGNAYIAVDWDPTALHLRYQTSQERIVEEHCSVEQSRRTQAEPISLDSCLKAFTSEEELGEDELYYCSKCKTHRLATKKLDLWRLPPILIVHLKRFQFVNGRWIKSQKIVKFPRENFDPSAFLAPRDLEQRCLHSRSESEDLLRVGEDNLSSISAPAGFYNLNKASPASSRKSAPSLSRTSSPSCSPKTSSGGRRPVRLRLPQLGSRHRLSNSKESLDGAANAEGDTRDSVSQADTEGSAAGTAAMGDGITLESLSSTEASSSHCDVVLVNGDSNGLSSDCSTESSVDPDSSLLQHRDNMCLDAIYNLYAISCHSGIMGGGHYVTYAKNPNEKWYCYNDSSCKEVHSEEIDTDSAYILFYEQQGVEYSQFLPKIDGKKMADTSSMDEDFESDYKKYCVLQ, from the exons ACCTCTTCAGCCTGTTTGCCAGTGATCTGGGTGGATATGCTGCCAGGGAAGACATTGAAGGCGTTCTGCAGGTTCTGGATGGAGAAGTCCCAACATCCCTCAAGAAGTGCTTCAGTGAG ggCGACAAAGTGAACTATGAGCGCTTCAAGAGCTGGCTCCTACAGAACAAGGAGGCGTTCACTTTGTCCAGATGGCTTCTGTCTGGAGGAGTGTGTGTCACGCTCACCGACGACAGCGACACACCAACTTTCTACCAGACCCTCGCTGGTGTCACACACT TGGAGGAGTCCGACATTATAGACTTGGAGAAGCGCTACTGGCTGCTGAAAGCTCAGTCCAGAACCGGACGCTTTGACTTGGAAACCTTTGTCCCGCTGGTCTCTCCTCCTATCCACGCCTCCCTGAGTGAAG gcttgTTTCACGCCTTTGACGAGAACCGGGACAATCACATCGACTTTAAAGAGATCTCTTGTGGACTGTCTGCATGCTGCAGGGGGCCGGTGGCTGAAAGGCAGAAAT TTTGCTTCAAAGTGTTTGATGTTGACCGTGACGGGGTTCTGAGTCGAGATGAGCTGCACGAAATGGTCGTGGCCTTGCTGGAGGTGTGGAAGGACAATCGCACAGACACACTGCCT GAGCTGCACAGTAGCGTGTCCGACATCGTTGAGGGCATCCTGAAGATGCACGACACAACCAAG TTGGGTCATCTGACTCTGGAGGATTATCAGATCTGGAGTGTGAAGAGCGCTTTGGCCAATGAGTTCCTAAACCTGCTCTTCCAG GTCTGCCACATTGTCCTGGGGCTTCGGCCTGGTACtcctgaggaggagggacaaatCATCAG gggttggctagagagggagagcagacaTGGGCTGCAGCAGGGTCAGAACTGGTTCCTCATCTCCATGCTGTGGTGGCAGCAGTGGAAGGACTACGTTCAATAT GGCAGTCCCTGCGTTTCTCTTCCTGTGCAGGAGCATAAGGGCATCGTGGTGGAGCAGCCGTCCATCCTGGGCTCGCTGCGGACCCCCATGGCCACAGCCACTGTGGAGCCCAGTCCACCAGACAGACTGGGAGGACTGGGAACCTTCAGCCAGGTCAGCCCCTCTGAGGAGAGGTCACCCGATGCTGTGTCCAGCGCCTCGGAGGCTACGGAGAGCG CAGCCCTGAGCCCGCAGGTAGTTCCCTCTGCCACCGAGAGTTGTTTCGCCCGACAGCACAACGTGTCAGACAACaacaatcagtgtttttctgGAGCTAACGGACACCTCCCCTCCCAGCTGGCAGCACAAAGACCTGGCGCCATCGACAACCAGTCTCTGGTCAATACTGACCCCATGAAG GCCCCCACGTTAACCATGGAGGGCGGCCGGCTGAAGCGCGCCCTGCAGCTGCCGCATGGCAGAGACTTTGAGACGGTGCCAGAGCCGGTGTGGCGGGCACTCTACCACTGGTACGGTGCCAACCTCAGCCTGCCAAGACCG GTGATCCTGGAGAGCAAGACAGGCCAAGCAGAGCTGGAGCTCTTCCCccgcttcctcctcttcctccgccaGCAACCGGCCACGCGCTCCCCCCAGTCCAACATCTGGGTCAATATGG CGGGCAGCGTGCCCTCGCCCAACGCTCCTCTGAAGAGGGTGCTGGCCTACACAGGCTGCTTCAGCCGCATGGGCACCATCAAAGACATCCACCTGTACCTGTCCCAGAGACTCCGCATCAAAGAGGAGGACATGAGACTCTGGCTCTACAACAGTGAG AACTACCTCACCCTCCTGGACGATGAAGATCACACACTGGAGAGCCTGAAGATCCACGACGAGCAGCAGCTGGTCATTGAAG TCAGGAACAAAGACATGAGCTGGCCTGAAGAAATGTCCTTCATTGCAAACAGTAGTAAGATGGACAGACACAAAG TCCCGACTGAAAAAGGAGCCACTGGCCTCAGTAACCTCGGCAACACGTGCTTCATGAACTCCAGTATCCAGTGTGTGAGCAACACCAAGCCCCTCACGGACTACTTCATCTCTGGGAGACACCTGTACGAGCTCAACAG AACCAACCCCATTGGGATGCGGGGTCACATGGCCAAGTGTTACGGTGACCTCGTGATGGAGCTGTGGAGCGGGACGCAGAAGAATGTGGCTCCGCTGAAGCTCAGG TGGACGATAGCTAAGTACGCCCCGCGCTTTAACGGCTTCCAGCAGCAGGACTCTCAGGAGCTGCTGGCCTTCCTGCTGGACGGTCTCCACGAAGACCTGAACCGGGTGCATGAGAAACCGTACGTGGAGCTGAAGGACAGCGACGGCAGGCCGGACTGGGAGGTCGCCTCCGAG GCGTGGGAGAACCACCTGCGCAGGAACCGCTCCATCGTGGTGGATCTGTTCCACGGTCAGCTCAAGTCGCAGGTGAAGTGTAAGACCTGCGGACACATCAGCGCTCGCTTCGACCCTTTCAACTTCCTGTCCCTGCCGCTGCCCATGGACAGCTCCATGCACCTGGAGATCacag TGATTAAACTGGACGGCTCCACACCTGTGCGATACGGCCTGAGGCTGAACATGGACGAGAAGTACACAGGGCTGAAGAAACAGCTGAGTGAACTGTGCAGTCTGAAGCCGGAGCAGATCCTCCTGGCTGAGGTCCACACCTCCAACATCAAG aaCTTCCCTCAGGACAACCAGAAGGTGCGTCTGTCTGTCAACGGCTTCCTGTGTGCATTTGAGATCCCCGTGCCGGGTTCGCCGACGTCTCTGAGCTCACCTACCCTGACAG ACATCACCCCAATCGCTAACGGTTCAGCTGCTAACGGGATCCCGGGAAACAAACCTGTCCTCATCCCCAACGGAGGGCCCAACACGATGGTCCCCTGCAGCCCGGAGACGCCGCTTGCCAACGGGATCGCCAACGGACACATCACACCGGTGCAGGAGAGCCCCTTCATTGGATACATCATCGCCATGCACAGGAAGATG ATGCGCACGGAGCTCTACTTTTTGTCGTCTCAGAAGAACCGGCCCAGTCTGTTCGGCATGCCGCTCATCGTCCCCTGCACGGTCCACACCAATAAGAAGGATCTTTACGACGCCGTCTGGATCCAAGTGTCCCGCCTGGCGAGCCCGCTGCCCCCACAGGAAGCCAGCAACCACGCCCAGGATTG TGATGACAGTATGGGCTACCAGTACCCCTTCACCTTACGGGTCGTTGGTAAAGACGGTAACTCGTGTGCCTGGTGTCCCTGGTACAG gttctGTCGGGGTTGTACCATCGAGTGTTGTGATGACAGAGCGTCTGTAGGAAACGCTTACATCGCTGTGGACTGGGACCCCACTGCCCTGCACCTCCGCTACCAGACCTCCCAGGAGAGG ATTGTAGAAGAGCACTGCAGTGTGGAGCAGTCCCGCCGCACCCAGGCCGAGCCCATCAGCCTGGACAGTTGTCTGAAGGCCTTCACCAGCGAGGAGGAGCTGGGCGAAGACGAGCTCTATTACTGCTCCAAGTGCAAGACACACCGGCTCGCCACCAAGAAGCTGGACCTCTGGAGGCTGCCCCCCATCCTG ATCGTCCACCTGAAGCGCTTCCAGTTTGTGAACGGCCGCTGGATCAAGTCCCAGAAGATCGTAAAGTTCCCGCGGGAGAACTTTGATCCCAGCGCCTTCCTGGCCCCGAGAGACCTGGAGCAGCGCTGCCTGCACTCTCGCAGCGAGAGCGAGGACCTGCTGCGGGTCGGAGAGGACAACCTGTCCTCCATCTCTGCCCCTGCTGGCTTCTACAACCTCAACAAAG CATCTCCTGCCTCGAGCAGGAAGTCGGCGCCTTCTCTCAGCCGGACCAGCAGCCCCTCCTGCAGCCCGAAGACCAGCTCCGGAGGCCGCAGACCAGTCCGGCTCCGCCTGCCCCAGCTCGGCAGCCGACACCGCCTCTCCAACAGCAAGGAGAGCCTGGACGGAGCCGCTAACGCTGAGGGGGACACACGAGACAGCGTGTCACAGGCGGACACAGAGGGCAGCGCAGCGGGGACGGCGGCGATGGGAGACGGCATCACGTTAGAATCGCTGAGCAGCACCGAGGCGTCCAGCAGCCACTGTGATGTGGTTCTGGTGAACGGGGACAGCAACGGGCTGAGCTCGgactgcagcacagagagcagCGTGGACCCTGACAGCTcactgctgcagcacagagacaaCATGTGTCTGGACGCCATCTACAACCTCTATGCAATATCA TGCCATTCAGGAATCATGGGAGGAGGCCACTATGTGACATATGCCAAAAACCCCAACGAGAAATGGTACTGTTACAACGACAGCAGCTGTAAG gAGGTTCACTCTGAGGAGATCGACACCGACTCGGCCTACATCCTCTTCTATGAGCAGCAGGGCGTCGAGTACTCCCAGTTCCTGCCAAAGATCGACGGCAAGAAGATGGCCGACACCAGTAGCATGGACGAAGACTTTGAGTCGGACTACAAGAAGTACTGCGTCCTCCAGTGA